Proteins encoded by one window of Companilactobacillus ginsenosidimutans:
- the pcrA gene encoding DNA helicase PcrA produces the protein MSEESLLKGLNPEQQEAVKATEGPLLIMAGAGSGKTRVLTHRVAYLIKEKNIMPWHILAITFTNKAAKEMKERIGNLLQEDGADVWVSTFHSLCVRILRSDIDKIGYSKSFTIADPAETRTLMKQIVVRMNLDPKRYDPKAILGEISNAKNDLIGPREYAKTAKSPFEQTVAMAYDHYDKEMERNQSMDFDDLIMKTNILFDKNPDVLEKYQDKFTYIHVDEYQDTNEAQYKLVKHLGAKYRNVCVVGDADQSIYGWRGANIKNIMDFEDDYPEATSIKLEQNYRSTQTILNAANKVINHNGNRKPKELWTDNKKGEDIDLYRAQNESDEALFVIEQIKNLLLKGFNYGDYAILYRTNAQSRVFEEKLMQSNIPYKIVGGHKFYDRKEIKDILAYLRLIANPDDSMSFQRVINSPKRGIGPGTIEKLQTFANEHDWSLLEAAQNVDLSPIGGKQNKTIGDFAQKITALAKQSETSSMNDLMTSLLDDSGYLDDLHKQNNLESETRIENIQELQTVTTQFDQTYEPDETIDQTRLSAFLTDLSLTSDQDDLEENQKEVTLMTLHAAKGLEFPVVFLVGLEEGIFPSSRSMMKEEDMEEERRLAYVGITRAEKRLFVTNAYSRMLYGRVQSNQMSRFVDEIGDENLNLVNANAGAMPFKKKDDGEFPFARRRRESALHSSYKVSTAHAAAGAQGAENVSWTIGDKVDHKKWGQGTVVKVTGNGKNAELDVAFDNEGIKRLLAEFAPIKKVTD, from the coding sequence ATGTCTGAAGAAAGCTTATTAAAAGGATTAAATCCAGAACAACAAGAAGCAGTAAAGGCAACCGAAGGCCCACTACTAATAATGGCCGGTGCCGGAAGTGGTAAAACACGAGTTTTGACACATCGTGTCGCTTATTTAATTAAAGAAAAAAATATTATGCCTTGGCATATTTTGGCAATCACATTTACCAATAAAGCTGCAAAAGAAATGAAAGAACGTATTGGTAATTTATTGCAAGAAGACGGTGCGGATGTTTGGGTCTCAACATTCCACTCCCTTTGTGTACGAATTTTGCGAAGTGACATTGATAAGATTGGTTATTCAAAATCATTTACAATTGCAGATCCTGCTGAAACTCGTACTTTGATGAAGCAAATCGTTGTTAGAATGAATTTGGATCCCAAACGTTATGATCCAAAGGCAATCCTAGGAGAAATTAGCAATGCTAAGAATGATTTGATTGGTCCACGTGAATACGCAAAGACCGCTAAATCACCTTTTGAACAAACAGTTGCTATGGCCTATGACCATTACGATAAAGAAATGGAACGAAATCAATCCATGGATTTTGATGACTTGATCATGAAGACCAATATTTTGTTTGATAAAAATCCAGACGTTTTGGAAAAATATCAAGATAAATTTACTTATATTCACGTCGATGAATACCAGGATACCAATGAAGCTCAATACAAGTTGGTTAAACATCTCGGCGCAAAATATCGTAATGTCTGCGTTGTTGGGGATGCCGACCAGAGTATTTACGGTTGGCGTGGCGCCAATATCAAGAACATTATGGACTTCGAAGATGATTATCCCGAAGCTACTTCAATTAAGCTGGAACAAAATTATCGTTCGACTCAAACAATTCTGAATGCAGCCAATAAGGTAATCAACCACAATGGCAACAGAAAGCCCAAGGAATTGTGGACTGACAATAAAAAGGGTGAAGACATCGATTTGTATCGTGCGCAAAATGAGTCTGATGAAGCACTTTTTGTTATCGAACAAATTAAGAATCTTTTACTTAAAGGATTCAACTACGGTGATTATGCGATTTTGTATCGTACTAACGCACAATCTCGTGTATTCGAAGAGAAACTTATGCAGTCAAACATTCCATACAAGATTGTTGGAGGGCATAAGTTCTACGATCGTAAGGAAATCAAAGATATCTTGGCTTATCTTCGATTGATAGCCAATCCAGATGATTCAATGAGTTTTCAACGAGTGATCAATTCACCAAAACGTGGAATTGGTCCTGGAACAATTGAAAAACTACAAACATTCGCTAACGAACACGATTGGTCATTACTTGAAGCAGCACAAAATGTCGACCTATCGCCAATCGGTGGCAAGCAAAACAAGACCATCGGTGATTTTGCCCAAAAAATTACTGCTCTGGCAAAACAAAGCGAGACGTCATCAATGAATGATTTGATGACTAGTTTGTTAGATGATTCAGGTTACTTGGATGATCTACACAAGCAAAATAATCTTGAATCTGAAACTAGAATTGAGAATATCCAAGAACTTCAAACTGTTACAACACAGTTTGATCAAACTTATGAGCCAGATGAAACTATCGACCAAACAAGACTTTCTGCCTTCTTGACTGATTTGTCACTAACTAGTGATCAAGATGATTTGGAAGAAAATCAAAAAGAAGTTACCTTGATGACATTACATGCTGCCAAAGGTTTGGAATTCCCAGTTGTATTCTTAGTTGGACTGGAAGAAGGGATTTTCCCATCATCACGTTCAATGATGAAAGAAGAAGACATGGAAGAGGAACGTCGATTAGCTTACGTTGGTATCACACGTGCCGAAAAGAGATTGTTCGTAACCAATGCTTACAGTCGTATGTTGTACGGTCGAGTTCAGAGCAATCAAATGTCACGTTTCGTTGATGAAATTGGTGATGAAAACTTGAATCTAGTTAACGCAAATGCTGGAGCAATGCCATTCAAGAAAAAAGATGATGGTGAATTTCCATTTGCGCGTCGTCGCCGTGAATCAGCACTTCATTCAAGTTACAAAGTCTCAACAGCTCATGCTGCAGCTGGCGCACAGGGTGCAGAGAATGTTAGTTGGACTATTGGTGACAAGGTTGACCATAAGAAGTGGGGTCAAGGTACAGTTGTTAAAGTAACTGGTAATGGTAAGAATGCTGAACTTGATGTTGCTTTTGACAATGAAGGAATTAAACGATTATTAGCAGAATTTGCACCAATTAAAAAAGTTACTGATTAA
- the purB gene encoding adenylosuccinate lyase, translating to MIDRYVTQKMKPIWTDQNKFQAWLEVEIASVEAWSKLGEIPAEDVEKIAKNAKFDVSEIAEIEKDTKHDVVAFTRDVSKSLGDEKKWVHFGLTSTDVVDTAYGYLMKQANDIIREDLDTFLEVVKNKALEYKDTVMIGRTHGVHAEPTTFGLVLANWYSEIKRDIERFDHAAKGVEAGKISGAVGSFANVPPEVEAFVCDKLGIRAQEVSTQVLPRDLHAEYITTMAIIATSVERFALEVRHMQRTEVREAEEYFAAGQKGSSAMPHKRNPIGSENVTGLARVIRGHALTAMEDIPLWHERDISHSSAERIIIPDTTELLDYILTRFTKITKDLTVFPDKMKENMNITHGLIYSQRVLLKLVESGLSREAAYDIVQPLTAKVWDEGKDFRTLLEADNRVTDNLTKEQLDDAFDYHWHIKHVDDIFRRVGLE from the coding sequence ATGATTGACAGATATGTGACCCAAAAGATGAAGCCCATTTGGACTGATCAAAACAAATTTCAAGCATGGCTAGAAGTTGAAATAGCTTCCGTTGAAGCCTGGAGTAAGCTTGGTGAGATTCCAGCTGAAGACGTTGAAAAAATTGCTAAGAACGCAAAATTTGACGTTTCTGAGATAGCTGAGATTGAAAAAGATACTAAGCATGATGTAGTTGCCTTTACACGTGACGTTTCAAAGTCACTAGGCGACGAAAAGAAATGGGTTCATTTTGGTTTAACATCAACAGACGTTGTTGATACAGCATATGGCTACTTAATGAAGCAAGCCAATGATATTATCCGCGAAGATTTAGACACTTTCCTTGAAGTAGTAAAGAACAAGGCCCTAGAGTACAAAGATACAGTAATGATAGGTCGTACTCACGGTGTTCACGCTGAACCAACAACATTTGGTTTGGTCCTAGCAAACTGGTATTCAGAAATCAAACGAGACATCGAACGCTTTGATCATGCCGCAAAAGGCGTTGAAGCAGGAAAAATTAGTGGTGCTGTAGGTAGTTTTGCCAACGTACCACCAGAAGTAGAAGCATTCGTTTGTGACAAATTAGGCATCAGAGCTCAAGAAGTATCAACACAAGTACTTCCAAGAGATCTACACGCTGAATACATCACAACAATGGCAATCATCGCTACCTCAGTAGAAAGATTTGCCCTTGAAGTAAGACATATGCAAAGAACCGAAGTTCGTGAAGCCGAGGAATATTTCGCAGCCGGACAAAAAGGTTCATCAGCAATGCCACATAAAAGAAATCCAATCGGTTCAGAAAACGTAACTGGATTAGCAAGAGTAATCAGAGGACACGCACTAACAGCCATGGAAGATATTCCATTATGGCATGAACGTGATATCTCACACAGTTCCGCAGAAAGAATCATAATTCCAGATACAACAGAACTACTAGACTACATCTTGACAAGATTTACAAAGATCACAAAAGATCTAACAGTATTCCCAGACAAGATGAAAGAAAACATGAACATAACACACGGCCTAATCTACTCACAAAGAGTTCTACTAAAACTAGTAGAATCAGGACTAAGTAGAGAAGCAGCCTACGACATAGTACAACCATTAACAGCCAAAGTTTGGGACGAAGGAAAAGACTTCAGAACACTACTAGAAGCCGACAACCGAGTAACAGACAACCTAACAAAAGAACAACTAGACGATGCCTTCGACTATCACTGGCACATCAAACACGTCGACGACATCTTCAGACGAGTAGGTCTAGAATAA
- a CDS encoding ATP-grasp domain-containing protein yields MTFIAPGKTLGIIGSGSETYLCELEAKRMGFRTILLTDKQDDIATQAADNFLVGELENLDNLNELGHRSDLLLYMDDNFDSHLLESLGEKFNVAQGSNLLAISQDRYIERTFLNELNINVPPFFSIVTVDDIKKAVQEIGFPCMIKPIQKNQDLLKRHIMYNEDDVKHVQDLLKNGTYILEAWIDTKAEYSIMVSKSKNGKIHTFPMIHEVYDGTHLMSAYISRKNDPAIEAEMQRVALQVAQNIDYVGIFGIGFILSQTDVLYVKSIFPGINYAANVYQEATGISQFELHIRAICDWPIPEIYPLVDTAILKIVEGILPQSLDLLQEKAQWKFNYYTGFKAKNEPARDVGYISLVGDSVESLKQDIQSTKIWRVE; encoded by the coding sequence ATGACTTTTATTGCACCCGGTAAGACTTTAGGGATTATCGGTAGTGGTAGTGAGACATATCTTTGTGAATTAGAAGCTAAAAGAATGGGCTTTCGTACCATTCTCTTAACTGACAAGCAAGACGACATTGCTACTCAAGCAGCCGATAATTTTCTTGTCGGTGAATTGGAAAATCTTGATAATTTAAACGAATTGGGGCATAGAAGTGACCTTCTGTTATACATGGATGATAACTTTGACAGCCACCTTTTAGAGAGCCTTGGCGAAAAATTTAACGTAGCCCAAGGCTCTAATTTGCTTGCTATATCTCAAGATAGATATATTGAACGAACATTTTTGAATGAATTGAATATCAACGTGCCACCATTTTTCTCAATTGTGACTGTTGATGATATAAAAAAAGCTGTCCAGGAGATTGGTTTTCCATGCATGATTAAACCAATTCAGAAAAATCAAGACTTGTTGAAGCGTCACATTATGTACAACGAAGATGACGTAAAACATGTTCAAGATTTGCTTAAGAATGGGACTTATATTCTTGAAGCATGGATTGATACAAAAGCTGAATATTCGATAATGGTCAGCAAAAGTAAGAATGGAAAAATTCATACTTTCCCAATGATTCATGAGGTGTATGACGGGACTCATTTGATGAGTGCCTACATTTCAAGGAAAAATGACCCAGCAATTGAAGCTGAAATGCAAAGAGTTGCTTTACAGGTGGCTCAAAATATTGACTATGTGGGAATTTTTGGTATAGGATTTATATTGTCCCAGACCGATGTCCTCTATGTTAAAAGCATTTTTCCGGGTATCAATTATGCAGCTAATGTATATCAAGAAGCGACAGGTATTTCACAATTTGAACTCCATATTAGAGCGATTTGTGATTGGCCAATCCCCGAAATTTATCCATTAGTTGATACTGCTATCCTGAAAATTGTTGAAGGAATACTGCCACAAAGTTTGGATCTGTTACAAGAAAAAGCACAATGGAAATTTAACTACTACACTGGTTTCAAAGCGAAGAATGAACCTGCACGAGATGTTGGCTATATCTCTTTAGTCGGAGATAGCGTCGAAAGTCTCAAGCAAGATATTCAATCAACTAAAATTTGGAGAGTAGAGTAA